One segment of Candidatus Thermoplasmatota archaeon DNA contains the following:
- a CDS encoding site-specific integrase gives MKDERVPTPQELKGIFLSGDKKTRVMCALVAHSGLRIQTLGSYTGDDGLVVGDLPEMKVKGDSIAFEKTPTIVVVRHELSKAGQRYFSFLSEEGCEYLKDYLEERLRNGEKMKMDSPILTPKTAKKPFISTTKVSHAIRGAIRKSGFQWRPYVLRSYFDTQLMLAESKGCVLRDYRTFWMGHVGDIEHRYTTNKAKLPVQVVEDMREAYSRSQEFLQTKVPELPKEEELKRIFRTELLRMSGFTEEEIEKDSLCNISDEELRDIIRNRLVGANPNNNHQKVVGMDQIERYVTEGWEFVTALPNNKVILRYPS, from the coding sequence TTGAAGGACGAGAGAGTGCCAACTCCTCAGGAACTCAAAGGGATCTTTCTTTCTGGAGACAAGAAGACCAGGGTCATGTGTGCTCTGGTGGCACATTCAGGATTGAGGATACAGACACTGGGCAGCTACACAGGAGACGATGGACTTGTCGTTGGTGATCTTCCTGAGATGAAGGTAAAGGGCGATTCGATTGCTTTCGAAAAGACACCGACCATAGTCGTGGTCAGGCATGAACTGAGCAAGGCTGGACAGAGGTACTTCTCATTCCTGTCCGAAGAGGGTTGCGAATATCTGAAGGATTACCTTGAGGAGAGACTCCGCAATGGAGAGAAGATGAAGATGGATTCTCCCATTCTCACGCCCAAAACTGCCAAGAAGCCTTTCATATCAACGACCAAAGTCTCACACGCGATTAGGGGAGCCATAAGGAAATCTGGCTTTCAATGGCGGCCCTACGTTCTCCGATCCTATTTCGACACACAGCTCATGCTTGCAGAATCGAAGGGGTGTGTCCTCCGTGATTACCGAACTTTTTGGATGGGGCATGTGGGAGACATTGAGCATAGGTACACCACTAACAAGGCCAAACTGCCTGTTCAGGTCGTTGAGGATATGAGGGAAGCCTACAGTAGGAGCCAGGAATTCCTGCAGACAAAGGTCCCCGAACTTCCCAAAGAGGAAGAGCTGAAACGAATATTCCGCACAGAGCTGTTGCGCATGTCTGGGTTCACTGAGGAGGAGATAGAGAAGGACTCGCTCTGCAACATCTCAGATGAGGAACTGAGAGACATCATCAGGAACCGTCTGGTCGGGGCCAATCCAAACAACAATCATCAGAAGGTCGTAGGGATGGATCAAATCGAAAGATATGTCACTGAAGGATGGGAATTCGTGACGGCTCTCCCTAACAACAAAGTCATCCTCCGATATCCCTCTTGA
- the leuS gene encoding leucine--tRNA ligase, with product MKTDEQLAMESKWQKKWEESGAFEADAREGQPKFFLNVPYPYMNGYLHLGFGVTFLHAEILARHLRMRGYNVLMPQAFHCTGLPIVAAANRISEGEEMQFGIMRDMGIPQDEIIRFNDPVHWTQYFPPQAMIDLKSLGASVDWRRSFITTRLNPFYDSFVKWQFRRLKDNGFLRLGEHPVIWCPKDEAPVGDHDRLEGEGETPAEFVLLKFPTDGKFLLAATLRPETVYGQTNLWVDPDIEYKEVRVGSEIWVVSEEAAGKLAEQKKDVEVVGSVSGRDFVGKTVRAPVIGSEIPVLPSKFIDQAKGTGIVTSVPSDAPDDWIALKDLQEDEETLAEFDLDPDEIKNIAPIAIITSEGWGPLPAVEIVDRMGIENQMERDKLEKAKDEIYRTGYYTGVMNEDCGDISGMKVEEAKDAIKRKMIEAGEADILYEPSGEVICRCLTPAVVKLVRDQWFLDYGDPEWKKLTYEALEKMKLLPEISRRQFEYVVDWLREWACAHHHGLGTSLPWDESWVIESLSDSTIYMSYYTFCHLLPEGSADKVDDDFFDYVLFESGDAKSVAEKTGIDVETLDAMRNEFLYWYPFDLRNSGKDLVQNHLVFCIFNHVAIFPQESWPRAFGVNGFVKLEGQKMSKSHGRVTYIRHAIKAWGADVTRITLAQGGEGLDDPSFDVDFADSIGRKLRQWMRFALSDHETRGDVQPIDRWFRSLMNRAMGRYNEAMKLLNLRTALKHAYFDLQGDWNWYLRRCNDIPNSELLADFVELQTMLLAPFVPHVCEEIWEGLGKEGFVSLARLPETDEDSIKVELEASEKFFRNTLDDVRQISRATGMTPARLVFYTHPEWMANMFETAVGLRKEGRLEVGVLMKEAMKDDLVRASSKQASKWAPKLVDQVTKMKPSDIEMFSQCIDEKNYLEESKDFLEREFKCEVSIFTADDPERHDPGSRAAGARPWRPAIFIE from the coding sequence ATGAAAACCGACGAACAGCTAGCCATGGAGTCGAAGTGGCAGAAGAAGTGGGAGGAGTCCGGAGCTTTTGAGGCCGATGCCCGCGAAGGGCAGCCGAAGTTCTTCCTGAACGTTCCATACCCCTACATGAACGGATACCTCCATCTGGGATTCGGAGTCACTTTTCTGCACGCGGAGATCCTGGCTAGGCACTTGCGGATGAGAGGGTACAACGTGCTCATGCCGCAAGCATTCCACTGCACGGGTCTGCCGATTGTCGCGGCGGCCAACAGGATCTCCGAAGGAGAGGAGATGCAGTTCGGGATCATGAGAGACATGGGCATCCCGCAGGACGAGATCATAAGGTTCAATGACCCCGTCCACTGGACGCAGTACTTCCCGCCGCAGGCAATGATCGACCTGAAGAGCCTTGGGGCGTCCGTTGACTGGAGAAGGTCGTTCATCACCACTCGCCTGAATCCCTTCTACGACAGTTTCGTCAAATGGCAGTTCAGAAGGCTGAAGGACAATGGTTTCCTGCGCCTCGGAGAACATCCGGTCATCTGGTGTCCAAAGGACGAGGCCCCAGTGGGCGACCATGACAGACTCGAGGGAGAGGGCGAAACCCCCGCTGAGTTCGTTCTTCTGAAGTTCCCGACCGATGGGAAGTTCCTCTTGGCCGCGACGCTGAGGCCCGAGACGGTCTACGGACAGACGAACCTCTGGGTGGATCCTGACATCGAGTACAAGGAGGTGCGGGTCGGGTCCGAGATATGGGTGGTCAGCGAGGAAGCCGCGGGAAAGCTTGCGGAGCAGAAGAAGGACGTCGAGGTCGTGGGTTCTGTGAGCGGCAGGGACTTCGTGGGGAAGACTGTCAGAGCACCTGTGATCGGATCGGAGATACCGGTCCTTCCATCGAAGTTCATAGACCAGGCGAAGGGCACGGGGATAGTGACGAGCGTGCCCTCGGACGCCCCCGACGACTGGATAGCGCTCAAGGACCTGCAGGAGGATGAGGAGACCCTGGCCGAGTTCGATTTGGATCCCGATGAGATCAAGAACATAGCGCCGATCGCGATCATCACGTCCGAAGGATGGGGGCCACTTCCAGCGGTGGAGATCGTGGACCGCATGGGGATAGAGAACCAGATGGAGAGGGATAAGCTCGAGAAGGCGAAGGACGAGATCTACAGGACGGGCTACTACACAGGGGTCATGAACGAGGATTGCGGGGACATCTCTGGAATGAAAGTCGAGGAGGCAAAAGACGCAATCAAGCGGAAGATGATCGAGGCGGGTGAGGCCGACATCCTGTACGAGCCCAGCGGGGAGGTCATTTGCCGCTGCCTGACGCCAGCCGTCGTCAAGCTCGTTCGCGATCAGTGGTTTCTGGACTACGGGGATCCAGAGTGGAAGAAGCTCACCTACGAAGCCCTGGAGAAGATGAAGCTGCTCCCGGAAATCTCGAGAAGGCAATTCGAGTACGTCGTGGACTGGTTGCGAGAGTGGGCGTGCGCACACCATCACGGACTTGGCACGTCCCTTCCATGGGACGAGAGCTGGGTGATCGAGTCGCTTTCCGACTCCACGATCTACATGTCATACTACACGTTCTGCCACCTGCTCCCTGAGGGGAGCGCTGACAAGGTCGATGACGACTTCTTTGACTACGTCCTGTTCGAAAGCGGGGACGCAAAGTCGGTTGCGGAGAAGACGGGGATCGATGTGGAAACGCTGGATGCCATGAGGAATGAGTTCCTCTACTGGTATCCCTTCGATCTCAGGAACTCGGGCAAGGACCTGGTTCAGAACCACCTCGTGTTCTGTATATTCAACCATGTCGCGATCTTCCCGCAGGAGAGCTGGCCAAGAGCCTTCGGAGTGAACGGGTTCGTGAAGCTGGAAGGACAGAAGATGTCGAAGTCCCACGGGAGAGTGACATACATAAGGCACGCGATAAAGGCCTGGGGCGCCGATGTGACACGAATCACGCTCGCGCAGGGAGGCGAAGGTCTTGATGACCCCTCCTTCGATGTGGATTTCGCCGATTCCATCGGAAGGAAGCTCCGGCAGTGGATGAGGTTCGCGCTCAGTGACCATGAGACTCGCGGTGACGTGCAACCGATTGACAGATGGTTCAGATCGCTAATGAACAGGGCTATGGGGAGATACAACGAGGCCATGAAACTCCTCAACCTGAGGACTGCGTTGAAACACGCGTATTTCGATCTTCAGGGTGACTGGAACTGGTATCTCAGGAGGTGCAACGACATCCCCAACTCGGAGCTTCTGGCGGACTTCGTTGAGCTGCAGACAATGCTTCTTGCCCCCTTCGTTCCACACGTGTGCGAAGAGATATGGGAAGGGCTCGGAAAGGAGGGTTTCGTATCGCTCGCCAGACTCCCTGAGACTGATGAAGACAGCATCAAGGTGGAACTGGAGGCGTCCGAGAAGTTCTTCCGGAACACGCTGGATGATGTGAGGCAGATCTCCAGGGCGACCGGCATGACCCCCGCGCGGCTTGTGTTCTACACTCATCCGGAATGGATGGCAAACATGTTTGAGACGGCGGTCGGGCTGAGGAAGGAAGGCAGGCTCGAAGTCGGAGTCCTGATGAAAGAGGCCATGAAGGATGACCTCGTGAGGGCAAGTTCGAAGCAGGCCTCCAAGTGGGCGCCCAAGCTTGTGGACCAGGTCACCAAGATGAAGCCATCCGACATCGAGATGTTCTCTCAATGCATCGATGAGAAGAACTACTTGGAGGAGTCGAAGGACTTCCTGGAAAGGGAGTTCAAGTGCGAGGTCTCGATATTCACCGCGGATGACCCGGAACGACACGATCCCGGGTCAAGGGCCGCGGGGGCAAGGCCCTGGCGCCCCGCAATCTTCATCGAATAA
- a CDS encoding ribbon-helix-helix domain-containing protein produces MKEINERVTLRLEKDNLDRMDSFLQKSKEFSNRSQFLRVAVEAFIDHTEKTQEEISVKIPAKYLGYIDAMIRDGYFLSREYAVLRCIEEFLSPENVMRLGKHNETMGVASGKEVSVDFGEKRELLER; encoded by the coding sequence ATGAAGGAAATCAACGAGCGCGTGACTCTCAGACTGGAGAAAGACAACCTGGATAGGATGGATTCTTTTCTGCAGAAGAGCAAGGAATTCTCGAACCGATCCCAGTTCCTGAGGGTTGCTGTAGAGGCCTTCATTGACCACACAGAGAAGACCCAGGAAGAGATATCGGTGAAGATACCAGCGAAGTACCTAGGATACATCGATGCAATGATCAGGGACGGCTATTTCCTTTCTCGGGAATATGCGGTTCTCAGATGCATCGAGGAATTCCTCTCCCCAGAGAACGTGATGAGGCTCGGCAAACACAATGAGACGATGGGAGTGGCCTCTGGGAAGGAGGTCTCTGTTGACTTCGGCGAAAAAAGAGAACTTCTCGAACGATAG
- a CDS encoding secondary thiamine-phosphate synthase enzyme YjbQ, whose protein sequence is MTVVTGSVELSTQGEVDIIDVTDDVRRVVSDCGMNSGIACVFTRSSTSTVTTIEYEPGLLRDIPDALERLFPKNMEYGHEQMWHDGNGHSHVRAAFLKPSLTVPFVDGDLLLGTWQQIVFVELDNKRRNRKLIIQMVGE, encoded by the coding sequence CTGACAGTAGTTACAGGGTCAGTTGAGCTCAGTACGCAGGGCGAGGTAGACATTATTGATGTGACGGACGACGTCAGGCGAGTCGTTTCCGATTGCGGGATGAACAGCGGGATAGCCTGCGTCTTCACGAGGAGTTCCACGAGCACCGTCACAACGATCGAGTATGAGCCCGGCCTTCTGAGAGATATACCCGATGCCCTGGAGAGGCTCTTCCCGAAGAACATGGAATACGGACACGAGCAGATGTGGCATGATGGCAACGGGCACAGCCACGTTCGGGCTGCGTTCTTGAAACCCAGCCTGACAGTGCCCTTCGTGGATGGGGACTTGCTCCTGGGGACCTGGCAGCAGATAGTGTTCGTGGAGCTCGACAACAAGCGGAGGAACCGGAAGCTCATCATACAGATGGTCGGGGAGTAG